One region of Aminobacterium colombiense DSM 12261 genomic DNA includes:
- a CDS encoding DUF4387 domain-containing protein, with product MKTKNICDLARTVRSKNAGSFMITLEIIFSDRSIYEKVKQSGVVTQEAIARAYDVPTEKVLDFMFFDPGMGIKANIRRSIASGGPSETDVYGCQQYAPLFSLEVPWDE from the coding sequence ATGAAAACAAAAAATATATGTGATTTAGCCAGAACGGTTCGCAGCAAGAATGCGGGGAGCTTTATGATTACCCTCGAGATTATCTTCAGTGACCGTTCAATCTATGAAAAAGTGAAACAAAGCGGTGTCGTTACTCAAGAAGCCATTGCCCGGGCCTACGATGTGCCAACAGAAAAAGTGCTTGATTTTATGTTCTTCGATCCCGGGATGGGTATTAAGGCCAATATTCGGCGGTCGATAGCCAGCGGAGGCCCTTCAGAAACAGACGTGTACGGGTGCCAGCAGTATGCCCCACTCTTCTCTCTGGAGGTTCCCTGGGATGAGTGA